GGCATTGGCCTGCAGACGCTCACGCATGTCTTTGACGACATTAAGGAAGTCTGCGCCAATGATGTCCATTTTGTTAACATACGCGATACGAGGCACGCCGTAACGGTCAGCTTGACGCCATACTGTCTCGGATTGCGGCTCGACGCCTTCTTTGGCACTAAATACACCAACGGCCCCGTCCAATACGCGCAGGGAACGTTCGACTTCAACCGTGAAGTCGACGTGTCCCGGGGTGTCGATAATATTGATGCGGTGACCATTCCATTGAGCGGTTGTAGCGGCCGACGTAATCGTAATGCCGCGCTCCTGTTCCTGCTCCATCCAGTCCATCGTCGCTGCGCCTTCATGCACTTCGCCGATTTTGTGGGTACGGCCCGTGTAGAAAAGGATCCGTTCGGTCGTGGTCGTTTTTCCTGCGTCAATATGCGCCATAATCCCGATATTGCGCGTATTTTTCAAGGAGAACTCTCTTGCCATGATTTCGTCTCCTTTCGATTATGCGAATCCTACCAACGGTAGTGTGCGAATGCTTTATTCGCTTCTGCCATTTTGTGCGTGTCTTCGCGTCTTTTCACCGATGCGCCCGTATTGTTGGATGCGTCGATAATTTCTGCCGCCAGACGCTCCTCCATCGTTTTCTCGCCGCGGTTGCGGGAGTAGTTGACGAGCCAGCGGAGACCAAGCGACGTGCGTCGCTCTGGCTTTACTTCTACCGGGACCTGATAGTTGGAGCCGCCTACCCGGCGCGCTTTAACTTCAAGTACAGGCATAATATTTTTGATAGCCGCTTCGAATACTTCCATCGGGTCTTTACCCGTGCGCTCGTTGATCAGCGTGAACGCATCATACAAAATCGTCTGCGCTACGCCGCGTTTGCCGTCGATCATGATGCGGTTAATCAAACGCGTTACCAGCTTGCTGTTATAAAGCGGATCCGGAAGTACATCACGTTTCGGTACTGGACCTTTGCGTGGCATGAGGTAATCCCCCTTTCACCAAGTATTAGCATTGATTTGCATGAAATAACCTCATGCGATTTATTTTTTCGCTTTCGCGCGTTTCGTTCCGTATTTCGAACGAGCTTGTTTCCGGTTGTTTACGCCTGCCGTATCGAGCGCGCCGCGAACGATATGGTAACGTACACCCGGAAGGTCTTTTACCCGTCCGCCGCGAATCAATACGACACTGTGCTCTTGCAGGTTATGTCCGATACCCGGAATGTAAGCCGTAACCTCAACGCGGTTCGACAAGCGAACCCTTGCGTATTTACGCAGCGCGGAGTTCGGTTTTTTCGGCGTCATCGTACCGACGCGAGTGCAGACACCGCGTTTTTGCGGAGCGCTGATATCCGTTGCCTCGCGTTTCAGAGCGTTGAATCCTCTTTGCAGGGCCGGCGATTTCGATTTGACGATTTTCGCTTCACGGCCTTTGCGTACCAGCTGGTTGATTGTTGGCATGCTGCCACCCCCTTCCCATATTGTAAAACAAACAATCTTAACGGCTCATTTTAAGCCCACAGATCCAGGCGGTTCATAAAGAGACAAACGAAAATTTTTGCGCGCTTCGATAAGCGGCAAAAACGATAACGTTTATTCGATGTCCGGTATTTCAGCCGCCATAGCAGCGCCGACGTCAATACCGCAGGTTTCCCCGAGATTCTTCATTGTGTCGATCCATTGGACCGGCACTCCCGCCGTTTTGCAGAGTCGGACAATCGTTTCCTTCATCTGCGAATCCGCATCTTGCGCAACATAGACGCGAACGGCTTTGCGCTGCTCCACCATTCTCGCCGTTTGCTTACTGCCAACCGCATACT
This genomic window from Paenibacillus humicola contains:
- the rpsG gene encoding 30S ribosomal protein S7, producing MPRKGPVPKRDVLPDPLYNSKLVTRLINRIMIDGKRGVAQTILYDAFTLINERTGKDPMEVFEAAIKNIMPVLEVKARRVGGSNYQVPVEVKPERRTSLGLRWLVNYSRNRGEKTMEERLAAEIIDASNNTGASVKRREDTHKMAEANKAFAHYRW
- the rpsL gene encoding 30S ribosomal protein S12, yielding MPTINQLVRKGREAKIVKSKSPALQRGFNALKREATDISAPQKRGVCTRVGTMTPKKPNSALRKYARVRLSNRVEVTAYIPGIGHNLQEHSVVLIRGGRVKDLPGVRYHIVRGALDTAGVNNRKQARSKYGTKRAKAKK
- a CDS encoding ribosomal L7Ae/L30e/S12e/Gadd45 family protein — its product is MQYAVGSKQTARMVEQRKAVRVYVAQDADSQMKETIVRLCKTAGVPVQWIDTMKNLGETCGIDVGAAMAAEIPDIE